A single genomic interval of Malania oleifera isolate guangnan ecotype guangnan chromosome 11, ASM2987363v1, whole genome shotgun sequence harbors:
- the LOC131168125 gene encoding UPF0481 protein At3g47200-like translates to MDDIEEVLSVEELYAKRQLVRKEAGDQASDKEVWVSSILESNEPESSKSSQKIRRVPQMLREQASIKKEFERFFEPRVVSIGPYHHGNPKLKVVEELKPKFARRFVSNIKNAARSENSNTQATDGEPDHGELRTSINKLSDKIRKEIEELRKGYADENSTSKYSDEDLARMLFLDGCFILQFIENRQEKNPVQPQMMKSHYEAFVEQDLFLLENQLPFRVLQILAEAAETEGSYGGKMKKIEDFINDNNMVAKPKSDEKNKWWETQLPAHLLELLRKILLNNNQHKSEPDGAAKKYEQNTQTKPNRAQEVNKKNTAANAAGYNHPRFNGKKSFVACIDKIGEKILPSQTESNRFSYRNVKELTAVGIEMKCSRTSNLTDISFDSPVFLSGQLKLPPITIDDSTGPKFMNLMAYEMCPDVTDDDLGVTSYVCFLDSLIDHADDVKELRKARVIHNLLGSDEEVAKLFNDIGTDLVPNSRTYREVMEKIERHYKSKVRSWIALFIDRHFSTPWSCMAALAAVYVLFLSSAQTYFQVFPPPGACDPICDYIIRRTHI, encoded by the coding sequence ATGGATGATATTGAGGAGGTACTTTCAGTGGAGGAGTTGTATGCTAAGAGGCAGCTGGTCAGAAAAGAAGCCGGTGATCAAGCCTCAGACAAGGAGGTGTGGGTCAGCTCGATATTAGAATCGAACGAGCCGGAGTCGAGCAAATCGTCGCAAAAAATACGCAGGGTTCCGCAGATGCTGCGAGAACAAGCCTCCATTAAGAAGGAGTTCGAGAGATTCTTTGAACCCAGGGTGGTGTCCATCGGTCCTTACCACCACGGCAATCCCAAGCTGAAGGTGGTGGAGGAGCTCAAGCCCAAGTTTGCACGTCGATTCGTCTCCAATATTAAGAATGCTGCTCGCTCAGAAAATTCCAATACTCAAGCTACGGATGGAGAACCCGATCATGGAGAACTTCGCACTTCAATCAACAAATTGTCTGATAAGATTCGTAAGGAGATCGAAGAGCTTAGGAAGGGCTATGCGGATGAGAACTCGACAAGCAAGTACAGTGACGAAGATTTGGCGCGAATGTTGTTCCTGGACGGGTGCTTCATTCTGCAGTTCATCGAGAACCGCCAGGAAAAGAACCCCGTACAACCGCAGATGATGAAGAGTCACTACGAGGCGTTCGTGGAGCAGGACTTGTTCTTGCTGGAGAACCAACTCCCCTTCAGAGTCCTTCAGATTCTAGCGGAAGCTGCGGAAACAGAAGGTAGTTATGGTGGCAAAATGAAGAAAATCGAGGATTTCATCAATGACAACAATATGGTCGCAAAGCCGAAATCAGACGAGAAAAACAAATGGTGGGAAACCCAGCTGCCCGCCCATCTCCTCGAGCTGCTGCGGAAAATTCTCCTCAATAACAATCAACACAAGTCAGAGCCAGATGGTGCCGCAAAAAAATACGAGCAAAACACACAAACAAAACCAAATAGAGCACAAGAAGTAAACAAGAAAAACACAGCAGCAAATGCGGCTGGTTATAATCATCCGCGCTTCAATGGAAAAAAGAGTTTCGTCGCCTGCATCGATAAGATCGGAGAAAAAATATTACCTAGCCAAACCGAATCCAATCGCTTCTCTTACCGCAACGTGAAGGAGCTCACGGCCGTGGGGATCGAGATGAAGTGCAGCAGGACTAGCAATTTAACCGATATTTCCTTCGATAGTCCCGTTTTCCTGTCCGGCCAATTGAAGCTTCCCCCCATCACCATTGACGACTCGACCGGCCCCAAGTTCATGAACTTGATGGCCTATGAAATGTGCCCTGACGTCACCGATGATGATTTAGGGGTCACGTCCTATGTCTGCTTCCTCGACTCCCTCATCGACCATGCGGACGATGTGAAGGAGCTGAGGAAGGCGCGCGTGATCCACAACCTCCTCGGCAGCGACGAGGAGGTGGCCAAGCTCTTCAACGATATCGGCACCGACCTCGTGCCCAATTCCAGGACTTACAGGGAGGTTATGGAGAAGATTGAGAGACACTACAAGAGTAAGGTAAGATCATGGATTGCCCTTTTCATTGACCGTCATTTCAGTACGCCTTGGTCATGCATGGCCGCTTTGGCTGCCGTTTATGTCCTCTTCCTCAGCAGTGCGCAAACCTACTTTCAAGTCTTCCCTCCACCCGGCGCTTGCGATCCCATTTGCGACTATATTATTAGAAGAACACACATATGA